One Spinacia oleracea cultivar Varoflay chromosome 4, BTI_SOV_V1, whole genome shotgun sequence DNA segment encodes these proteins:
- the LOC130459402 gene encoding uncharacterized protein, with the protein MNENQIVVRHESEGGKTPTTGDESQDVSTITKTIKGRGPSKGVKIAKPMFLEYNVYNVPDGQWSHEYGKQVGSCATRININVPLYPKVDEQIKKGFWEETKLMFHITDDSNHSREKYFHSCVAKRFSCFKSKLVRRWITMKEKKPKNQTNKMPWDVYNHITEDDWKTFVKHYFLPESLVMIIFL; encoded by the exons ATGAATGAAAACCAAATTGTTGTTAGGCATGAATCAGAAGGTGGCAAGACTCCCACAACGGGTGACGAATCACAAGATGTTAGTACGATTACAAAGACCATTAAAGGCCGTGGTCCGTCAAAAGGTGTTAAAATCGCTAAGCCTATGTTCCTTGAGTATAATGTATATAATGTCCCCGATGGACAATGGTCTCATGAATACGGGAAGCAAGTTGGGAGTTGTGCTACTAGAATTAATATTAACGTCCCATTATATCCAAAGGTAGATGAGCAAATCAAGAAGGGGTTTTGGGAGGAGACTAAG cttatgttccacattactgatgattctaatcattcgagggagaaatattttcattcttgtgtggcgaaacgatttagttgtttcaagagcaaGTTGGTGCGCCGATGGATAACTATGAAGGAAAAGAAgccaaaaaatcaaacaaacaagatGCCTTGGGATGTCTACAACCATAtcacagaggatgattggaagACTTTTGTTAAACATTATTTCCTGCCAGAGTCATTGGTAATGATAATATTTCTTTAA